The Quercus robur chromosome 3, dhQueRobu3.1, whole genome shotgun sequence DNA segment AATAGCACTTAGTTGGGTTATCCTTTCCATCTTGTCAAACATGATCTTCACATGTTTGTCTGCTTCTATCGTCATATACTTGTAATTAATCCGATCCTTGAGGACTTCATGTGGAGAACGAAAAATAATTTGTATGTCGTACAAAGTAGGGTTCACACACAATTCTTCCATAACCATCATCTTTAAATCATTAAGGGTCTTCAACCTATGATCAATTTGAGTATAATAGCACTTTATACCCGGTCCTTCAAATGGCAATCCCTCGTTCGCATTGACATTGTTAAGCGGACCACCGTAGTATAGGATTATATCAATTACAGTCATTGTGAACCTATTAGAGTCAATTGTAATATGTTCGTTACAAAACATTTTATCTAGTCAAAGTACAAATTCCAATTCATTCAAAGGGCATGACTTTCATTACACATTCTTACGTTAGACAAAATATGTCTTCAAATTAGTTATGATAAAAAAATCTATCTATATAGCCGTTTCATACCCAATACAAAAAAGCCCAAATCCTTCTTGGGTCATGCTAAGACTACCTATTTCATAcccaatacccaaaaaaaaaaaaaaaaaagaaagaaagaaggaagccAAAATCTTTCTAAGGTCATGATAAATACACACTTTTGATAAGAGCCTAACATTACTAAAGATGCTGAATAAATTTTGCTAACAAAAACCATAcaaataaatactcaaaatttacactaacaaaacaaagttGTATATATTCGCAATATCATAGTATCTtaactaagttttttttttgagaaaaagtatCTTAACTAAGTTATGTTAAGTATTTACCAAATAAATAAGCAAAGTAAAATGCACACCCCAACAATAAATAATACCTTACTACAATGGCAATAAAACCCTTATCTGAAATGTAAATTTGTTGAGAGGGAGGAGCAGTGATAGAGAGAGGCCATGTGGTGTGAGATAGAGACAATGTGATGTGAGACATGTAGGTGTTATGGGTGAGTGAGCAGTGAGGCAGTGGGTTTGTTCTAGGTTTGAATATTTCAGTTTTCTGCTGAGTGTGCTACGTGTTTCAATTTTATGCTAACATAAATCGAGTCTTATAAACTTGGgtttactttttaaaaactcgagtctGTAAGACTCGAGATCCATGAGGCAAAAAAACCTCCACATCAGCAAGTGGAACTTGAGTCTCTGAGACTCAAGTTTTATATGGAACTCGAGCTATAAAAACTCAAGATGTTACTTTactaaatcattttttaaagcaTGCTAACTAACGACATACAATCCAAAATTATGCTAGCCTACAAATTACACCCACGTGTATACATTAGTGAGTGCATAATAGAAAAAGTGATGAAATTTACCCAATATTgctcaaaactcactcacatcAAACTATGTATTATTGTGTAAATATGCAAGTTAGCTGCAATAACCATGTAAATATACACGATTATTGTAACTTTTTATAgctttgtattttaattttttattatattttctcttcCCTCTCTCATCATGttatctctcttcctctaactCTATTCTTTGACTATCTCCTCTTGAATTCCAGCATCTCTACAAATTCACCAAAATCATCCTAAATTTAGATCTAAACTCATTAAACCCATATACAAAAATTTAGATCCCAAACTTATCAAACATATAGAATCAttatacccacaaaaaaaaaaaaaaaaaaaaaaaaaaaaatcatcaaacccatatacaaaatatatatatatatatatatatatatatgaatcatcaaacccatattgcacaaaagaagaagaagaagtagaaaagaagaaggagcaCCAGCAGCAGCAGCggcgaagaagaagaagaagaagaagaaggcgtagcggtgaagaagaagaaccagtAGCGACAGCTGGGCGGCGAAGAAAAAGCAGAACAGCGGCAGCGGTGGCtgtgaagaagaagcagagcaGCAGCAGCGGTGGCTATATGGCTGAGAGAGGGGTGAGAGGCCaacctcaaaaaaaagtttgtgtCTGTGTGAGTACTACCCTGATACCATCCTATGTGTAAGTGGAAGTGGGAGTGGAACACGCGTTTTCCACAAAGGTACTTTACAGTTGTCTCCTCCTGACTGTCCTCTAATACCAACTTGCCAAGTGAATGCctctcttttattcttttctttatacCATGCGGATTGCCCTTATACCTTTTCTCTATTTGAGTACTACCATGATACGGATACCCATCCCATATGTGGAAGTGGAAGTGGAACACGCGTATACAGTTGTCTCCAACGCGCAATGAATTTTCCACAGTACATGCCAGAAACTTCTCCACTTTTTTCCACAATACATGCCTTCTCTCTTTGACTGAAAATTATGAACACAGAGTGAACGCATTCAAACGTACGTCAGAAACTTTACCGTTCTTTCCACAATACATGCCTTCTCTTGTTGACtctttgaaaaagtgagagtGAACgcattgaaaaaagaagaatagtGGTTGTCTGTGTGAGTACGACCGTCTACCATCCCATACGTGTAACTCGCGTTTTCCAGGAAGGTACGTCTCCTCCTGACTTTTCTCTAATTTTCTGATAACTCGCAATGAATTTTCCACCATACATGCCAGAAACTTTACCACTCTTTCCACAAtaaatgggatttttttttttttttttctattagcTTATTTTCTAATGTTCGAAATAAAAAGtgcattttaataatttttttcttctattagCTTATTTTCTAATGTTCGAAATAAAAAGtgcattttaataaattattggcttaattttttttataaaaaaaaaactagtttattttgtttattttttaattattaaaggGTGAGATAAATTTAGGATCCGTTTAGTTGGGCAAATGAAATAGTGAGGggatagaaaatagagaaggaatggaaaagtgggagaatagaaaaaaaaatttattttcccttatttgtgtttggtttgagggatataaatttttttgtttggttaagaagaaaaatgagagaatagaaaatgtaatttgtaaaaatttacaATCATGTCCCTATTAgataaaacacaaaataatactattttatatttttattacaaaaaatatgaatgaccacttcatttaaaaaaaaaaaaaaacacaagaaattcaagaatccaaaattgtttattaaaaaaaaaaaaaaaaaactaatgaaaaaaaaatccaaaacaaataaCACCTAAAAGcagcgcccccccccccccccccccttccccaaaaaaaaaaagcaaaacttgAACAACAGAAACGTTGGTAAGGGAGCATTTTAGTCCAAAGCTTTGGACAACATTTTCACTCCTATTTTCTCCCCCATTTTGGAGAGATTGAGTTTTGGTAGATCAGAAGAGAAAACAACTAAACCCTACTATTTTTCTCTCCCCCTCTCCCTCCCAACCCTCTCActcattttctttcctatttttcactcattttttttttcatcttccctcaaatccacccaaccaaacataagtaaataaacaagggaaattattaaaaaaaaaaaacaaaatgtccGAAGTTCTTATGAACCCAATTAGTTTGTTGGTTGTTTCAAGGGAGTCTAAAGACTCTAAACCTTCAAAGTAAATACTCactcaataataaataattttttagctttctttatttagttattaatcAACATTGAGTTATATAAATAGATAGTTTTACAAGATAAAActaacttttaaatttaaaagaaatctaatCTTTATCTACTACAAGTAGATAAGAGTTATTCAAATACTAAACTAACAATTTATCCTATCATTATCTAATTATTGAACTCCTAAAATGATGTTAAGAACACTGTTAAAGTTTCTCTTTTCAAGCCTTATGGCTGCTTAGGTGGCTGTTTTTGGATTGTGATTTGGGCCAATTGGTTGGACTTGAGGATTTCATGGTGGTGACTCAAACACATGAGAAATTATTTGGTCCATCGGGAGGATTTTTGAAGTGGTCACCCCAACCAATTAAATAATGTCATTTATGTAAATGTGTGACTCAAATTCTTAATTAGcacaagaattaaaaataaaaaaccaccaGGTGATGTCACATTTGTATAAATAACAACTTTTTATTGGTTAGAAGGACCTGGAGGACCATGTTAGCAATCCTCTCGatagatctaataatttctccaaaaacaCCATGGATATTTAGGATGTTTGACGTGGTGATGCCCCATAGACATGGCTGAAAGcaagaaaatacatttttgtgtttttcaaaagcaaaagcacaataagaaaaaatatattgcaATCAACTGCAtgccatttttaaaaaaaagtaagtcaAGTCAAgtaaatattttgatattagATTTCTATTTGTTGGAGCAATCTaactataaacaaataaaataaaacaaaacaaaaaaattgatgaagaagTTTGTCcacaaattgaaaagaaagtcCAAGAACCTTCAAGTCAATTGTCATGAAATTTCCCAAGAGTCCAATACGATGCTTACAAGTCATCATATGTTAAGAACACTTCTACATCCACAAAATAccaaattgaaaagaaagtacCTTGCTTTTACGagttgaaaataaaagttttgataGGTATTACATAAGAGCATTAACATCCGAGATGCCAAAAAAGTTctattttacaccctaaaatcctactttatctattttgtcaTCTTATTTTACAACTCTCCCAAAATCTCagtttctattttacataaatcaaagtaaaataatataaacttcctaataaaataaaagcatgaaTTATTAAGGACATCATAGGCAATCGAAACCTAAAATCTACTAAACTAAGTGttacttaaaaaaacaaagtactaaagtattgaaaattgaatttaCCTGCACTTTTAAGAGCTTTGAGGAGGTTTGTCTTCCCTTTCAAACTGAGAGTTGTATCGAAGTATCCATGTTGGTTAAGTATAGACTCTAAGCATGTCCCATGTTTCTCCCACTTGTGTGTCCAAAATTGTATACAATTGCTACTAGGGCAAGCTAGTGATGgccaatttttttgcatattgcTTATGAGGTCTGATATCTATAGCCATGAAACAGGAAGATTGAGAATCATAGTTCAATctagaaaaaattataacaatattGAACTAATTTAATTGAAgtcttcccataaaaaaaaataatagtagcAATTGAAGCCTAAACTCTAAATGTTTTTAAGATGAGCAAGGTTTGGGTTCAGTTCAATGCAACCTTTGCATAGGACCAAATATGATACAGATAATTGAATCGTGACATATAGAGACTTGTGGTTGTGGCAAGAACGTATCAGGTCTAGTgcacaaaactgaaaacacttaGACCCAAGAGTTGTCCTTGCAAAATACTACTAATTTTCATGATTAAAAAACTATGCAATTTCTACCCTTTTGTTTTTTAGCCCAATGCAGTTTCTAcccttttattttgtgttttcaaaaacGGAAGCACATGTTATGGTATTGGTAACTCATTTAAGCCGTTACAATAAGCGCGCCCATGATTTAAGGAAATTATTTATATGGGCTTTGGTTCAAGTAGCTGGGTAATAAATATAGAATttgaatagtttttatttttattttttccttcttcctaaATAATACTCTgtaataattcttatatatatatatatatatatataaataaataaaaaactccgtaataataatagagaaaaGTCAACATATTCCCGcattagtttagaaaatatgTTTAGAAActtttaatagaaaaagaaataaataatcaaCTTTTTGACGACTTTTTTATAGTTTTCCTGAAAATGGTATTAAAAATTccataaaataattgtatttttgttaactAAACCTATAGTAAGTGAGAGATGCTacgttcataacatttttacaatattttcacaacaaatcacaggtggttagttgttaaaggttcaaatttgaacctaacactaatattacttttttaccccaacaataacaactagtaacaacctgtcacttaggatttattataaaaatgttgtgaacatatcatttgTCATAGTAATAAGTAAAGGATGCCATTTCTCTTGCCATGAATTAAGGAAGGAGAGAAACAAAAATGTTTTAGATATGCATTCACctaaaaaagagggggggggaaATCTAAAATGGGAAATTTTATAAAAGTAAAAGGACAGTTTTCTCCTTGAGAGTTGGCATTATTAGTTGGTTTATACAAAGTAATAGTATACAACTAAtagtctagttttttttttttttttttttttacaagatagaatttatactctagcctaatctaaacgtatatgtgtgtgaagttccctcctggagacttaaaCCTCGGCCCTTTCCCTCCACACCCcgagtgaccatcacaccaagggTGCGCGGTGGTTAGTCTAGTCatttcttaaaaacaaaaactatccaattttaaaatagtttccGTTAATTATGTGGCCAGACTTGTAGAAATTGATGGAATTTCATAGCTAAATTACACTTTGTTATACTTGTGATTGGTCATCTCAGAACTATTGTTTCTTCTAATCCAATAAAAAAGGATTCACAAAAAcattaagaacaaaatttactATGATTTTGTTGCCAAAAGACAatgatatatgaaaaaaaaaaaaaaaagatttcaagtACCTTTTCCTGATTGAAGGAATTGTTAGGATCACAATTTGAAGGGTAAGAACCATCCTTGTAATTAGGCCAAGCCCATGAATGCCAAAATCTGTAATTAGGTCAAAGCCCATAAAAGCCTAATACAACAATTTATGCTTTCATATTTGGGACAACTAAGATTGACATTGGaccatcttctcaaaaaaaaaaaaaaaaaaaaagaagaagaagaagaagaaaagattggCACTGGACCTCTGGTAAGATTAGGATAAAGACATGCATAGCGCACACACCTAATGTAAAAATGATTGGATTCTGATTGGTTTGAGAAccaataactttttttatttatgtttttgggttatagaaaattagaaacacatttttctttcatcaattaCATCTCAAAATGCCTTCACATTTAAAATATAGCCAGACTGATAATTGATAAGTCCTACATACACAGCATGGACAGCTCAATGCAATGAAATATTCTTCTATTTAAagattattcttttgaaaaatgccCTTGAAATTTGATAGTCCACAACCTAACATTGAGTTCATGTTTAGTCTGGTGTGAATGCCATAATGAGAGTCCAATTTATGGTACATCTCTTTGTGGATGGAGAGAAGAGAACTGAGTTTGGGAGAATGGGTTTTCAATGACTCTAATTATTAGggtttattatatttgaatctttggtaaatgaaaaatatagaatCTAATAGTTTAACTCAATAACATTATTTGATAttataatttgattatttttttaatggggaGAACTTAGATTTGAATTCCAACCATActcagaaaaaaataataatactgtAATGCACTAAGTTCATATGTCAATGTTTGTTAAAGGAATTTTATTTGGAGAGATTTTGTTGGATTAAATAAAGTGAATCAAACACTAGGACTAGAAGGTTCATGTTTCTTTGAGTCTTACGTTTGAATGAAGAATTAAAATTTCACTTGTTTGAATGAAATTGGTGTACCTTTGTGAAGTATGATGGGTTGTTTGGGGTAAGCATATTGAGTGTCTTTTTGTTAGAAGACCTCCCctcaaaaggagaaaaaaaaaaggtcattgaAGACCAAATCAATACATTGATTTCAAGATAAAATTTATAGGATTAATTATTAAagaaatttgttggatttagggaaaaaaaacaatatgcaattaaaattctattttttttaaacttttgtaTGTAATATTATAATCCTATTGTAAATATATTGTAATGTATTATCAAGAACAATGTATGAGAAAATATAGCCCTTTAGACTTTTGTCCCGTAAATATATGCCATAAGGCCAAACCACATAAACTCTcatgttttctttcttcttcttcctttttccttttccatcacaaatttttgtacttttaGTTTTAACTACTCTCTGTTGAATAAATGGTCTTAAAGTTTTGTTCGAAGGGTCAGAAGAAAAATTGGAGACTGCAAATTGTAATTGGTCttaaattatccaaaaagaTATGTTGGATAGtgactctctttttctttctttctcttttttttttttttttttttttttgagaaatattttttttattaagcttTATTTAGCTGTTTTGTTTCACCTCCACTACCAGTCCATCGCAATAATATTAATGCATTTATTCTCTTTGTCAAGAACTAGATTTTAGACTCATGTGAAACTCATATACTAGGAGTGTAAATCGATTCTCTAACAAGCCCATGCCTAGCTATTACAAAGCCCAAAAGTACATGTAATATACGCATGAACCTTTGGAACTCTATGTACTATGTAAAGAAAACACAATGGATTCTCTAACAAGCCCATGTCTAGCTATTACAAAGCCCAAAAAGATCCCAATTAAGATTGTTTGACCCATCTCTTCTACTTCGGAAGAATCTCACACAAACTCAACTTTCCAGAATTCTGTCTAACGAGAGAAAATTATTCAGACAAAGAGAAGCAAATAATGTAGATAGCTTCAACTGGTGATCTCAAAGTAGCATCTTTTGATATAGAGATCAGTCCTAAATTAAATTGATTGGAATAATCTACAACTTCCAAAACAATGACTTTtaaccgattttttttttaatttttataaacatCTTTTAACTTATTTAATTGAAGATTAAAGTAAAGATATAGACCGTATGTATCTTCAAACAATTAAACttcaggaaaaaaattaaatccttATTTCCTAGATAATAGAGTTCATAAATTGATGAAAGATTTTCCTTGTTATTAAGAAGATGaatgacaatttttatttttattttttattgaagaCTTGAGAAGCTACATTAAGTCCAAAGGGGATTTCATTCAATTGATAATGTCTTCTAGTTCTAGGAGTGGCATATATAGATTCCTAGTTGGAATCCTTTGAACATGACATACACCTTGTTCAAGTGTTTGTTTGAAACTATTGGAGCCTTTTTTGGGTTACCGAAACCCAATCTCCTTATTTAGGATTTATTTAGGATTAATACGCACAAATCCATATCCATTAGCAGCCAAAGGTGataaaattcttcttctttattctaaattaatcaataaacaatattactactaattagaaaataaaatatcgTGCCTATTTATTCTAATTAGtagtaatatagtttattgattaatttagaataaaaagaagaattttatcatatctttaaaaaaataattaaaattttatagacCAATACAGAGAAGATATGACTTATtgctcaaattagaattatgcATAAGCTTGCCATCACTTTATTATAGAGAAGGTGACAAATTATAGTAATTTGTTCCAAgactaaacataaacaaattataaCTAGTAAACAATGATAAGAGATATATTCCTCTAGCTAGTACTCAGCCACAATCTTTAGAACTTAGGAAACTGGACTTTATTTGAAGCACATCTTCCTTTTGAGGGCACTAGACACTCAATGATTTCTGACCCAGAACTGTCCACACAGAAGTAGATTTGGTAAAGTTGGCTGTTACCATGTGAATCTTTATTGCACTCTATCCTAGGAGTGTGCCCAATGCCCTTTATTATTGCTCTTACAATGTTGTCTAAGCTGTAAAATCCATCATCTGGTTCAATTCTTGCAACCCTGAGTATTTGTAGCAggtttacttttttctttagattgagAGCTGCTTCAAAGTAGTCATGTTGGTCAATTTGAGATTCTGAGCATGTCCCATGTTTTTCCCATTCATGTGACCAGAACCTAAAGCCATTGCTACTTGGGCAGCTAAGTGATGGCCAATCCTTTTGCAGATTGGTCATGAGGTCTGAGAGCTACAGAAACCATCATATATACATGAATCACATGCATAAGAAAATTTAAGGCAAAATATGTACTGTATAAACTGATCAGACAGACTTATAATTAACTTGGGCAAAATGTCCTAGCTTGTGAAGTACCAAAATCAAAAGAGGCTGAAGTGCATGACAATAATTAGAATTCTCCTTTTTCAtagaatttgataattacaaaaatgaggAAGAGAAGACTTGAAAATGGTTTTAACAATTCTGATGTGGGATTCAAACCTAAGTTCTCCTTATAAAGAGAATTAGATAATATCACCAAATGACAAAGTTCTTGATAATAGTGTGCTTTACATTTGGTCTTTGAAGTGGATAAGAAAATTGGAGTGCATGAACATGTCCTTGTtcttatacatacatatatatatatatatatatatctcaggGCAGGGGTTTCACATTTTACACACTGCATTTTTACATGATTTAATTTAGAGTGGCCATATAAAATGTGTAATGAATTTCCATATGGGAGCTCTAATCTTGTATTCAATTTGCAAAAAATGAGAAGacaaactttttgttttttgagtggccatgatatagaaaataatttgaGATGTTTGAAAGCatttactttctctttttccaATGAATGGAAAATATTCTTAGCAAGTTCTTGGGCAATTGATCGAGGCATAGACCTGTATTTTTTCACTTATAGATGCATGCATGGCATTTGTAATAACAGATATAAAATAACCCTAGAAACTATGTGCCTAATCTTCAAATGCATGTTATTATATATGATAAGCTCAATTCAACTTCCACTAATCATTTATAAAATCATAGTACTAAAAATTATAAGTACCTGAGATTTCTCGAAGACACTGTTAGGATCACAGTTTGAAGGATACGAGCCATCCTTGTATTCAGGCCAAAGTCCATGAATGGTGAAATCAGTCGCAGGCTTTCCTGTCTCAGGATAGCAACAACTGTACTTTGAGTCACAGTATGCTCCTGGCCACTGCATACATTCACATATGatgtttgaaacaataaaagaaagtttttaagttttgtaaacCCCCATATTAATTTAGAGGAGAAAAACGTTTATGAAAATGATATCAAACACCAAACTTACCTGTAGAACGAAGTAGAAGAAATCAAAATGCTTTGAAAGGCAAAGAACAGATAGATATTGTAATATCAAAAGCTTTATCAAGATTGAATAGTAGAGCctcatcttaattttttttttttttttgggttccctttttcctttaacAACTTTGTTGGATTgctttttcatttataaaagaaTGACAACATAATGGGGTAGGTTTGAGTTTGAAGCTGAATTTCTGGGCAAAATGTAAATGTTGTGAACTGAATAACTCGGAGGATGGTTACAGTATATGCTCAGGGATTAGCAGTCTTATTAGTTTATCGCATTGTTTGCGTGTGCGCCATGACTGTTATGAGTTAGCTTCCCTTCCCAATTTCCTGATAAATTCATGACATTTTGTTCTCCTTGATAAATCATGCTAGTACTGAGGTGGGAAATCTGAGTGAAACCAATTCTTGGAGTAGAAGCCAAATAATCTTGGTTCATTATTATGGTAGccatagaaaagaaaatccatCAACCCCATAACTATATATATGTAGTCTAGATAAGGTCTTTTTCTTTGGCATTGCCATGTATTGGTGCTTGGATTGGCTTCACTTTTAGTTTTAGACCAAGGTTCAGAATGGATGCTGAATTAGTTCACTACTCTTGTCAACACGTATCGTGGTGAAGGCTAGTGCTATTGCCTCAAAAATTGCAAACAAAAGCGTTTACTTGCAAATAAAATGAGTAATAGCACAAATACAACACCACTGCTATTACTAtaactttttttgttgttgttgtagtgtGATGATAACAATCATATGTTAAGAAAACTTATGTGGGGTCATCAACAAAATCTCCAATGATGAATCGGTGATACATGCTCTTTGGAGTTGAAAATTAAATGGTAGAtttatctttaaaatttaaacctaaGAAATATAGTACTTGATCCCCTTCAAGAATTAAAACTAGTCCCCgcaaaaactaaaattagcCCAAAtgatctaaaaataaaatggccATGTTGGCCTATTCTTTGGTCCGTGCCCCTAACAAACCCAACTTTACAAATCAAAAATCCCTAACTGGCATGTGTATCATTGGCTGTGAAGTTGTGTGTATAGTTATGTGGTGCATGATAGTGTGTTAATTTGATTAACATTTTGCTTTTTGCTATTTGACTgcacctaattttttttttttttcccttttctcaaaacctatttttttttagttagatCAACATTGAACATATActgaaataataattttttcttgatttgtaGATTATGTGACAATTAACTACAATTTAGCTTCAAGAAGAAAATGCAAATATTTCAAAAGTCAATGCTAtgcaatatattttattt contains these protein-coding regions:
- the LOC126718841 gene encoding ribonuclease 3-like, with amino-acid sequence MQWPGAYCDSKYSCCYPETGKPATDFTIHGLWPEYKDGSYPSNCDPNSVFEKSQLSDLMTNLQKDWPSLSCPSSNGFRFWSHEWEKHGTCSESQIDQHDYFEAALNLKKKVNLLQILRVARIEPDDGFYSLDNIVRAIIKGIGHTPRIECNKDSHGNSQLYQIYFCVDSSGSEIIECLVPSKGRCASNKVQFPKF